A single Alcanivorax borkumensis SK2 DNA region contains:
- a CDS encoding YicC/YloC family endoribonuclease gives MTAFARADRPLEGYGLVWEIKAVNHRYLEVSPRLPDALRSLENAVRERCRKRLARGKVEITLRYQQDESDAALELNEPLVKQLSDISRRVGDLVQHSGQVNPMEILRHPGVLSTRQLDVALLQRESLTLLDEALQSLIDTRSREGEQLGKLIEERLDGIIVQVEIVKAAIPRIKEAQRERLRSRIQDVIDSPDPDRLEQELVLLAQKMDVDEELDRLLTHVTEVRRILKKGGHIGRRLDFLMQELNREANTLGSKSVDSETTAAAVELKVLIEQMREQIQNIE, from the coding sequence ATGACTGCTTTTGCTCGCGCCGACCGCCCGCTTGAGGGCTACGGCCTTGTCTGGGAAATCAAAGCCGTGAACCATCGTTACCTTGAAGTCAGCCCCCGCCTGCCCGACGCCCTTCGCTCACTGGAAAACGCAGTACGTGAACGCTGCCGTAAAAGGCTCGCCCGGGGCAAAGTAGAAATTACTCTACGCTACCAACAAGATGAGAGCGATGCCGCCCTAGAACTCAATGAGCCACTAGTGAAGCAACTGTCGGACATTTCTCGCCGAGTCGGAGACTTGGTCCAACATTCCGGCCAGGTCAACCCCATGGAAATTCTCCGTCACCCCGGCGTTCTCAGCACCCGGCAGCTGGATGTGGCGCTACTGCAACGCGAATCCCTAACCTTACTTGATGAAGCCCTGCAATCCCTGATCGACACCCGCAGCCGAGAAGGCGAACAGCTAGGCAAACTGATTGAAGAACGGCTCGACGGCATCATTGTCCAAGTAGAAATCGTCAAAGCCGCCATCCCGCGCATCAAGGAAGCCCAACGTGAACGCCTACGCAGCCGCATCCAGGACGTCATTGACTCCCCGGACCCGGATCGCCTGGAACAGGAGCTGGTTCTTCTAGCGCAAAAGATGGACGTTGATGAAGAACTCGATCGCCTGCTAACCCACGTTACCGAAGTGCGCCGCATCCTCAAAAAAGGCGGCCATATCGGCCGTCGGCTCGACTTCCTCATGCAGGAACTCAACCGCGAAGCTAACACCCTGGGCAGCAAATCCGTAGACAGCGAAACCACAGCGGCAGCGGTGGAGCTAAAGGTGCTGATTGAACAGATGAGGGAGCAGATCCAGAATATCGAGTAA
- the rph gene encoding ribonuclease PH → MRPSGRAPDQLRELSFTRNYTVHAEGSVLVAFGNTKVLCTASVEDGVPRFLKGKGQGWLTAEYSMLPRSTHTRSGREATRGKQGGRTLEIQRLIGRSLRAAVDMKALGERTIYLDCDVLQADGGTRTASISGACVALVDAFTYLLETKKIKNDPLTGLVGAVSVGMYKDTPVLDLDYAEDSNAGTDMNVVMTQQGGFIEIQGSAEGAPFTREQSDNLLELAENGIGEIIKAQQVALGW, encoded by the coding sequence ATGCGCCCATCCGGCCGAGCCCCCGATCAATTGCGTGAGCTGAGCTTTACCCGCAACTACACCGTTCATGCCGAGGGCAGCGTATTGGTGGCGTTTGGGAACACTAAGGTGCTGTGCACAGCGTCCGTGGAAGATGGTGTGCCACGTTTCCTCAAGGGCAAGGGCCAAGGCTGGCTCACCGCCGAGTACAGTATGTTGCCGCGTTCTACCCACACCCGCTCTGGCCGCGAGGCGACCCGCGGGAAACAGGGAGGGCGTACCCTGGAAATCCAACGACTGATCGGCCGTTCCTTGCGTGCTGCGGTGGACATGAAGGCGCTGGGTGAGCGCACGATTTACCTGGATTGCGACGTACTGCAGGCCGATGGTGGCACGCGCACGGCATCCATTTCCGGGGCCTGTGTGGCGCTGGTTGATGCCTTTACCTACCTGCTGGAAACCAAGAAGATCAAAAACGACCCGCTGACCGGGTTAGTGGGTGCGGTGTCTGTGGGTATGTACAAGGATACCCCTGTGCTAGATCTAGATTACGCGGAAGACTCCAATGCAGGCACTGACATGAACGTGGTGATGACTCAGCAAGGCGGTTTTATCGAGATCCAGGGTTCAGCAGAAGGCGCGCCATTTACCCGTGAGCAATCTGACAATTTGTTGGAGCTGGCTGAAAATGGTATCGGTGAGATCATTAAAGCGCAGCAGGTCGCACTCGGCTGGTAA
- the pyrE gene encoding orotate phosphoribosyltransferase — protein MKNYKKHFLRFAEERKALKFGEFTLKSGRNSPYFFNAGTFNSGEALARLGRYYADAIMASGLEFDMLFGPAYKGIPLVAAVSVALAEHHGRDYPWAFNRKEAKDHGEGGWLVGAPLQGRVLVIDDVITAGTAIREVATMFEKTDASMAGVMVALDRQECGKEPSEAGKGLSAIQEVEQALGVPVGSIVTMSDIVAWLEQQPDSEAVVEPMREYRERYGVQ, from the coding sequence ATGAAGAACTATAAAAAGCACTTTTTGCGCTTCGCGGAAGAGCGTAAGGCTTTGAAATTCGGTGAGTTTACGTTGAAATCCGGCCGTAATAGCCCGTATTTCTTTAATGCGGGAACCTTCAATAGCGGTGAAGCGCTTGCCCGGTTGGGACGTTATTATGCGGATGCGATCATGGCATCCGGGCTGGAATTCGATATGTTATTCGGGCCGGCCTATAAAGGTATTCCTCTAGTAGCGGCGGTATCCGTGGCGCTGGCCGAACACCATGGGCGGGATTACCCTTGGGCGTTTAACCGCAAGGAAGCCAAGGACCATGGCGAAGGCGGCTGGCTGGTGGGTGCGCCATTGCAGGGCCGAGTACTGGTGATAGATGATGTGATCACGGCCGGGACTGCGATTCGTGAAGTGGCGACGATGTTCGAGAAGACCGACGCGAGCATGGCGGGGGTGATGGTCGCACTGGATCGGCAGGAGTGCGGTAAAGAGCCCTCTGAGGCGGGCAAGGGCCTGTCTGCGATTCAGGAAGTTGAGCAAGCATTGGGAGTGCCAGTGGGGTCTATCGTTACCATGAGTGATATTGTCGCCTGGCTGGAACAGCAACCGGATAGCGAAGCCGTGGTGGAGCCTATGCGTGAATACCGGGAGCGCTATGGAGTGCAATAA